ACCTTTCTGGGCTCCACAGTGTTTATAGTATGATGCGCGATGGGAAGAGATTAAGGGCGGTGTTTGACATGCCCCACCACAGCCCGACACTACTGCCGTGGCTCAGTCCCGAGCTACTGCGACAGGTCAGGATTCACTAGTTTAAACGCCGTTCTGTTCAAATAAAGTTTTAATTGGTATTGGACGGGGGTGTTGCTCTCAGTAGGACCTGCATGGTTACGGCCTGAAGTCAGACATCTACAGCCTGGGTATTGTTGCGTGTGAGCTGGTCAGTGGCAGGGTGCCCTTCCAGGACATGCCGCCCACCCAGGTATGGATGTAAAATGCTACATGAGATGGTTTACCTGTGGACTTTTGGTTCAACGTTTTATAAATCGCCTTGctcagatgctgcttcagaagctACGTGGCTCCCACTGCTGCCTCCTGGATGTGGCTCCCTTCCCATTGGGAGAGCTGGGTGGTCTGAAGGTGTCGCGATCTGGAGTGGACTCCGGCATCGGGGAGAGCGTGGCCACAGGGAGTCTGACGCACAGCACCACAGCTCCCCCTGCTGACCGACCGCAGAGCCCCGCGCCCAAAAACCACTCGGCGACCCTGCACAACCTGGTGCAGCTGTGTTTGCAGCAGCAACCTGAGCGCAGGTCAGCAGGACGTCTGAAATATCTGTTTGATTTGAAATTGCATTCGTAGTTTCATTGAACAAACATATCAAATTAAATGTTGGTTCTATTTTTGCTCTGTTTAGACCATCCGCCTCTGAACTGTTGAGTCACGCCTTCTTCAAACAGGTAGGCTTCAGAGTAAAGAGGGAAGACTTTGTTAATTAGAGAGCCTCGTGGCGCTGCAAGGTCGTCATGGGGCGCCGAGCAAGAAGAACGTCTGTGCGGTGCAGACTCGGAAGTGTGTTGCCACATCAGGGATTGTGAGACGTCCAGTGCTGTCAAGTGACTCCTATAATAGGAGTCGCTGTGAATAGGAGTCCTATTCACAGTGTCGCCATTATTTTGGTTCTGACTTCTAAGCTTGTTGACCCTCTCGGGgcgccttaaagagcaagtcacccccaaatcaacttttttttgctgataaactatataaatgtgtgtctaatcattcTGTAGACGCGTGGGGTcaataattttgcactttagtgcgtctttgttaaaatttaaatattattctgtgttgcaccctcttctggtaaaaactctgcactgcatttgaatttaaatctgccatcgctattagctaagaggtacactatgacgttagctgatactttatgatgtcacaattttgttgtgagcctgtgtgtgtgtgtgtgtgtgtgtgtgtgtgtgtgtgtgtgtgtgtgtgtgtgtgtgtgtgtgtgtgtgtgtgtgttagcggctccgccctctcggtttgctaggcaacagcatttgttgcatttttcaaactggaAGTGGAGTAAGACTTTggtagattcttactcaactcccacttcctgctcTCAATGACaccgtgacatcatatggtaccatctAACATTCtaggccaatagcgatggcagattgaaaatcaaatgcagtgcagagtttttacctgaagagggtgcaacactgacagttttaggaataatatttaaattttaacaaagatgcactCAAGTGCAAAATTATTGACCCCACGTGTCTACcgaacgattagacacacatttatatagtttattagcaaaaaaaaggttgatttgggggtgaattGCTCTTTAAGGTATAAGGGTGTAAAGTAATTGCCTGTTTGCCTCTTGGAATGCGGCGTCTCTAGAGGCAGTCAAATGCCTGGCGGTCACATGGGCCCCCAGAGGGCCAACAAACTTAGAAGTCAGACCTACATCAGAAGTGAAACAGTGAAACGCTGTCAATAGCGCCTTTTACAATGTAATGTTACAATGCATTCTGGGAGGTAGCTTTAGACGAAGAAGCGTACGTTTTGTATGGGTGCCTATAGGTCTGAGTCGCTCTAACCATCCAACCAACTAGGGATGTCCTAATCCAGTCACTTGATCAGAAATCTGTCCCGGTCACATGGTTTCACACTCGGATCGGGCGTTACCAATCTGGACTCAGATGCAGGGTTCCAGTTAGACAAGAGCTAAGGGGAACCTGGTTCTCCTGACAggctgtcaggctcccctgaagccctcaacttacacacccagagggACCCCAAAAGAAGATCCAGTTCCTACCTGTATTATATTACTTATATGGACTCTCAGAGAGTGTCACCGCTGATTGTTCatccaggcagctgcgttctgcactcggccacagtaacattttccgtTCATATTCTCTCTAGTAATTTCTGTCTGTTATTCGAGCCTGATGCGTATAGACGCACGCGCTCTGCCGCTGCGACGCTCATGGCCCGTGGTCCGGTGACTCCACGTCACTGGCACGGCCgggcagcgcacactccgcttttgcTGTGGTCAGTAGATCCGTTTGATCTGCTTAGTTAAAAAGCAACTCGTGATGTGAAAAAGGAGGaagcaggcagcagtttttctggaggagatgcaggaagatcagagacagacgggacaggaaaaaaggaaaataaaaccccaagaaaacaaaagaaagttcttgaaaaataaaatgtaagTAGATTTATCCCACCGTATGTTTTTACATTCATAAAGCCATAATTTATCCGCTTGTAATATTTATTAATtggatacagttcagatcaccttgAAAACTCAGTCCTAgacccagggccgtatcaaggcattttggggggccaaagcaaaatagacccctgccaggtattttaagctgAGGtgctatttttatttttcatattatacttttttatatttgcaattaaGTCTAAAAGTGaagaattatttttatttattacttgattgtctcacagaagtgatctgttttttaacaattcaattcaactttatttatatagcgccaaatcacgacaagagtcatctcaaggcacttcacacagtaaacattccaatacaggtcagttcattaagccaatcagtaaaaagtttactatataaggaacccagcaggttgcatcgagtcactagtGAGTGacaagtgtcagagtctttacagcaatcctcttactaggcaagcatgcagcgacagtggagaggaaaactcccttttaataggaagaaacctccagaggatcctgacccagtataagcagccatcctccatgactcactggggatcgagaagacagagcagacacacacacacacacacacacacaacatatatactctatggttatattgtgatttcttagtaaatattctatttggttggagataaactttattgtatttatcctagtggatctataattaaacgggtaaactagtagtagcaccgagttgttaaatgttaaaataaagttaattaaataaaaaataaggaacattctggatctgtttcttagctttctttattcttttttttatgtatcgaaagtattggatcgggactcggtatcaacaggttctcaaaatcaaatgactcggactcgagggcaaataaactggatcgggacatccctagaagAAACCAAGCACTGCTGTTGGGGGTTGTGAAAGTCGGACTTTAGATACCCAGATCGGATATCGGAGGGGACACTTTCTACCCCTTCTCCAAAGACCGCTAAGGCCCGTGACAGTATTGCGCAGCAATATTTGTTCCGTATATTTGGGCGGAGGGAAAGGTCCGAGATTGATGAGTGGATACTAGCAACACTCTGGGATGTGGAGTTACCCAGGAGACGTGGTGTAAACAAAGCTAAACGTCTCACCCAAACAGCGTATCCATCCAAACGTGGACGAAAAAGGCTTTTGGCCAGAGGTGGGTGGTGTCTAAGAAGTAGTGACTCCACCTAAGTAAGAGTAAAGAAAGTATTTTGTGAAAAGATTACTTTATCACTGTGTATTGagtgttaattacatttaattaaggaccataagacattaaaattTCTTATctagtatgaaatccatcttgcGGACCACcggtttatttaatcagaagattggatctttttattgcagggatttagataacactttgtattaactgagagacaagagaagagagagagaccttcaaacgtttaagatggtttattactaaataattttaaacaaattGAACAATACTAACTTTCTAATGATGGATGctctgtttgaatgaggtgtgagacgGTTGGTGTGTGGTGAATGAGTGTCATTCAGAACCCTCGCATCAggagaaacaaagtctgagtgggagatgatgttttgctcctaacttatCAGAGTagcttcataaacacatgagacgccatttatgtcacatccacataccctcagtgagatcTCCGTACAGATCCGGACGCCAGGTCcaagaccctcctctggtactggagccgatggaaCAGTGTTgacagtacgacaaaccagtctttggattgtgtccaggtaaaaagcgacaggtgttcacagcgtcaaaagggaaccctccttgggtcagcgagttcagcttttattctgaaaggcaccgttgcttggttggtaaaaacgacagatttttccagcttgattgttctcagcttaaaaagagaagtacagatggccggtccaatacttcacttaacatgcggtgaacttcatgggatcttgagaactgaacttaagatggcgttgcaACTGTTTTatcaatctggatgtttttgattctggacgaatcaaagctgacagatttataaacaccacagagactctgccacgcttcagactaggaaggttctgattggatcagcaacagcaatgtgtcatgtgattgttttccttagtgtgtcagtgtgtctagtgaactagattaagtcatattacttattaaaacatattaatcataatattgggaTTTCACAGTATTATTGActgacagttgttttgattagctttaatgaaaatagagttctttgatttaatgaaagaaaagagtctcttcatcttctgtcttcattgctggaaagtaaacagtttagaagcgaatgcatgaccttgaggctgtttcatgcactctggcgctgtgtcaaagggaactgtggaaaagattaaataaccttggaggaatagctccttcatcacgttacaactgTGAGTAATAAGTAACTATTAGTGCATAAAAGTTAGAATTCTGTTTCTGTCCATTTGTTTTAGCGCTCTGTGGTTTTTCACCTGGCAAATGCAGTTTTAATGTCTAgcattagcacccagcagcacttagATGGTGACCCTGAcggggcgcacacacacacacacgcacacacacacacacacacacacacacacacacacacacacacacacacacgcgcgcgcgcgatcCCAGGAGGTTCTGAAAgattattttctgttttgtttcaggTGAAGAGGCACAACCGAGACTCCTTCCTCAGCCTCATGTACCCAGCAGCGCCCCTCACCAGCCCTGAGGAACCTCCAGTATCGAGCCCCCCTGGCCCCTCGTGTCACGCTCCTTTATCAAGCGCCGACACCACTGAGGCTGCGTGGGATTTCTCCGACTAGCTTCTTCAAACACAAAGACAATCACTGAAAAGCGAGGCCAAACTCTACTGtgcttttattctatttttattattataaacccaACTCTGagcctttttgtttgttttttagtaCTTTTTTGAAGGATTTTAATTGAGCCAACTGTGAAAGTGCTGGATCGATGAAGCTGCTCTGAAGACCGTTACCGAGCCACAGAACTAAACGTATTTGTCTGCTGACAAATAACCAAACACTGCTTAAAGGAAAAGTCCACTCAATCATTTATTTGCTGCACATATCAACGCATCTTCTGTTAATggcgcttgttttcacacagatgtccTATTTTTATAAATTTCAGGCATTTCCAAAaaatattaaccctcccactgtctttatgggtgttaCCCCGCGagtaaagttgaccactgagcaggattgatggttcatcccttgaggtccacgtggcaggggtgaggtggtgctcagcgGAGATCAGCCGCGGagtcctcttccggtcggcatgataggaatcgaaactaggaatcgaaataaaaaactttgaacgattccgggaaaaatgaacagctggaaccggttccaatcgatgctcgatgcccgggcctaatttgtgacatcataatgtactagctaacgtcatagtgtacctcttagccagtagcgatggcagatttaaattcaaatgcagtgcagagtttttacctgacaacggcacaacactgacagtttcaggcagaaattttaaattttgactaaaatgcactaaagtgcaaaactattggctacacgtgtctgcagcatgattagacacgcatttgtataggttatcaggaaaaaaatgttGATCTGGTGGTGAATTGCTCTTTAAATAAGAACTGCTTTATTCAGTGCCACAACCTCAACCTGAAGTTCGTAAAATAATTCAGCAATAACACATCCTGTGAAGGGCAACTTTTCACAATTAAAGCTTTCCTAGGATTCTCATGTAGGTGCATTTATGTTTTTTAGACTGTGAATTACAAACTCCAGGTACGTAACAATGGGATTTCCAACACACCTTTGTAAAAGTTGAAAGACTATGTGTAAAAACTTGTACTTTTCCTTGTGTTAGTAGCTTTAAAACTGTAATTTGAGAGGAAAGGAGCCACAGGCTGTAAAATGGTATGTTGTTACTGTAAAGTAGCAGTTAGTAAACAccactctcccctctctgatCACCTGTGATACATGAAGTGTTTCTGCTGTGCTCTCTGACCACTTAtccaaaaatgcctttattttttattcaagcCTACATTTAGAATTGTAACTATTATTAGGTGTGCTGTGTAGAACTGTGACCTTACAGTGCATATCAAATATGGTAGCTGTATAAGCCTTATATAAACATAATGATGCCATATATCGACATAAATGCCTTTTTATTTCCAATCTTCCTTTCAGCCTCGAGTGTTAAAGAGGAATTGTGTTTTTTGTCAGTGGTAATTATATCCCTGTTAAACAGAAAACTCTTTGTCGTTGTCATCTCGTGATTTAATCGTTTTTTGGTTTGATTTTTTGACTTTGTggtgaaataaaatgtttttcagttACTGTAAATAACCAGCTGCCTTTGAAATGGAAGAAAATCATAAATGTATCCCAGAGTAcctataaataaaacatttaatgagCAGTGGTACTTACCTATTGTAAATATATGTCtgtaaatataatttttttttataaattttccggTTTCGTGGTTCGAATCCGCCTCTTGTGGATATAAAAACAATTCATATACACATAATTTAAAAATGCAGTCACGTTACTCCACCAGATGACAGTAAAAGCACGCTCCCATTCCCTAATCTGACCCCAACCATAAAGATCCACATCGATAACGCAAAGCAGACACCAGTGTCGCATGTAGAAAATAGAAAATGATCAAAATTAAAAATGTCCACATTTAAGCAAATCGGTGTTTATAAAACGTATATAGAGGAACTAAGCTAAAATAACGTAAATTGATGCAAAATTGGTTAGTGAAACCAGGGGGACATTTGTTCCAGTTGCTGCGGTGTCGATAATATCCGGTTCACCAAATTAAAAGCCGGCCCATCATATGAAAAATAAGTCCATTTAAAACATCATAATAAAGCTTTATTCAAGCTGAAGAAATAAAATGTGCTAGGCCATTAAAACTGAAATAAATACTGGGTTGTGCATTTTGTGCAGTATAAATGTATTAAGCATTATGATATGAATCAATGAATCCTTTTTTTTCActaacagtttttattttaacttttaaaataaAGGCTGAATTATTAACGCATCAAGTTTGGTTACTAAATGATTTATCATTTACAAAAATGTTACgttttctctcacatttgtcaccCACAAAACATAAAATCACCTTTAACTTAATTCAAAAATTAATTCGTTAAAATTTTGTAGAATTTTGTGTTTGATAAGCAAAACAAGAGGAAAAACCGTTATTCGGGTTTTTTAGTGTTTTCCTAATTtgccacttttattttgaaatgactCCATCTGAACTGACAGGAAGTGTCCTCTGGAAGCGCGTGGCCGCTGTCGCGAGCTTGCCACAGCAACAACAACTGTGGACGCGGAACGGACGGAGGGAGCAGTGACAGCGGCTGTCCTCGTTGCATAGGTAAGAAGTCCTCAACTTGTTAACGATTTGAACATTATTTCTGAAATAAATTTCGGTTTTCTCCcgtttttatttaattgtttgAGCTTTCCGTAGCTGGGCGGGCGAGCCGTTTCTGTCTGAAGTGGAGGAGGAAAAGGGGGCAAAAATATAAAATAGGCTTTTTCTGACAGCTAGCATTAAGCTAGCCCATCCAGGTAAAGTCTAGTCTCAGCAGCGTTGGCCGAGAGGAACTGAGGTGGTCGTAGCTGTCAGGAGAGAAACCAGACATTATTCATGGGTGTTTTCCACAGCTGGAGCCAGCGGAACAGCTCGAAATGCACCGAAAGTAAAATCTCTGGAGGTATTTTGTCTCTCTGTGACCCGCCTTGTCTGTGTTGTCATCTTTCACAGGGCCAACACAGCTGGAAATACctccaaagaagaagaagttggAGGCCCCAGTGCCTAAGTTTTCCAGAGGAATTACTCAGCTCTCCTTTGGCATGGAATAAATCTCGGAAAGGTTTTGGTGCCTCTACCACACATTACACCCTTGTTTTGGGGGAGTTTTAGCTGGAACAGTCATGTGTTGAGTAAACACAAGGGACAACCATGAAGCAGCCACGGGAGTGACCTCAGTGGACACCGCAGCCTAAAGGTGCCTCTCATTGGGCACCATGGCTTCCAAGGAGAGGCTGTATGAAGTGTGGATGCTCTACTGCTCAAAGGTAAGCTCCTCATGTCCCTGTTCTGTCTCCTTATGCCAGACAAACATCACCATCTATGGAATAATGGCATTTACATTTCTTTTCTGGTGGCATTTGAATTTAGGAAGTCTGGGAATTCTCAGGATGCTGAAGTTAGCCTCTGACTAGAACTTTGGCCAAAGGGTAATTCAAGTAAAACCATCTGCATGAGCTCTAGTTGAACTAAAATACTTAGATTGTTTAAACCCGGACGAATAGCAACATGCTTTTATGGTCAAATAATCAAGTCCAGCTAGGTTTGAACAGTTTAGTTTTATTATCGGACCGGTTCTAATGTGGTCCagtgaaaaacaaaatcagtAAATATCTATTTTCTCATAACATTCAGGATTAATGTTTCACAAACTCCAGtttcaacattttattttcagTGTGAACATATTTAGTCCTGGTTTGAAGTTTTTGCAGGAACAGATTTAAAGTGCTCTAGATATtagcagctcagtggcctagtggtactgCTCCTCCAGGGGATGTGTCAAATACAGAGAACACATTTCACACACCAGAgtgtgacgactaatgggactGGATAATAACAACACAAAATAATAAACTAACCTAGAAATCTAGGTGGGTCTAGCCATgcgccattgtagcctcagcaggtctacccaaACAGTTTTGGatccagccaatcacagcgctctacttTTATAGAGAAACGTTGGGCGAGTTAAGCACCAGAGCTGCAATGgtaaaaaactacaaagatggcgtcgactcagaaacaacaatttggcatcaagtttggatgatttagacttgggattGTTTTTGAGACACGAGGAGATAGAAAAtttagtcctttatttagaaaaacgatgTACAGCGGGCTACCCCGTCGACTCATATTCGTCGCTATGAATATGTCAAGTTGTTTGTTGCTCTGTTTGGGCCTAGCATTGTCCAATTGTGTGCAGAGACCGCCTGAAAAACAACCATAGAGTCTCCATATATATTTGCCTATATAGTATGGCTTACCAAGCTAACAAAAATCACTATCATGTAAATTTCTTTAACGCCCCAGTTTAACGAAGGCTTCATGAATCACAAACTGTGTATTAAAGACTTTCCTTTAAGAGTAAAGTCCAGGTAGGAACTGTAGTTGGTGACCTAGAACTGGTTAAACTGGCATCAGTGGAAACATTTCAGAGTGATCACTCTTTAGCCAAATCTGAAACCAACTTCAGCATGATGTTTTTGTCATTGCTGACAGATTAGAAGCTAACCAACTACAGAATGTGTACTAGCATCTGTTACAGCTGTGTGATTATTCTTGTAgtagttccatccatccatccatccattttcatccgcttatccggagtcgggtcgtgggggcagtagcctgaggcgagaggcccagacttccctctccccaaccacttgggccagctcctccggggaaatcccaaggcgttccctggccaggtgagagacatagtccctccaccgtgtcctgggtctacctttaggtctcctcccggttggacgtgcccggaaaacctcaccagggaggtgtccaggagccatcctgaccagatgcccgagccacctcaactggctcctcttgatgtggaggaacagcgggtctactccgagcccctcccgaatgactgaacttctcaccctatctctaagggagagcccagtcactctttggagaaaactcattttggccgcttgtatccgcaatctcgttctttcggtcactacccaaagctcatgaccataggtgagggtaggaacgtagatcgaccggtaaatcgagagcttcgccttctgactcagctctattcaccacgacagaccggtacaacgcccgcatcactgcagatgcagcaccaatccgcctatcgatctcacgctccagttttccctcactcgtgaacaagaccccgagatacttaaactcctccacttggggcaggaccttatccctgacccagagaaggcattctacccttttctgaatcaagaccatggtctcagatttagaggagctgattctcatcccagctgcttcacactcggctgcaaactgctccagcgaaagctgaagaccacgttctgatgaagccaacaggaccacatcatctgcaaaaagcagggacctgatcctcaggccaccaaaacggatgccctccacaccttggctgcacctagaaatcctgtccataaaggttatgaacagaatcggtgacaaagggcagccttggcggagtccaactctcactgggaacgagccagacttactgccggcaatacagactaagctctgacaccggtcatacaggaacctaacagcccgtatcagagggtctggtacccctatactcccggagtaccccccacagggccccccgagggacgcggtcaaacgccttctccaaatccacaaaacacgtgtagactggttgggcaaattcccacgcaccttccaggatccccctaagggtatagagc
This sequence is a window from Nothobranchius furzeri strain GRZ-AD chromosome 14, NfurGRZ-RIMD1, whole genome shotgun sequence. Protein-coding genes within it:
- the stradb gene encoding STE20-related kinase adapter protein beta isoform X1 yields the protein MSFLDCSCISHAQVRPMDIEECYEDPSQHFLSCDDSEYTLQGPAGGDDVTGLSTEPSHYQLLSELGRGFNNLSRVNMARHIPTGQLVAVKRTNLDECTEDELLQLMNEVLLSRLFRHSNLLTSRLVFSCCCQLWVLSPLMTYGSADALLRTYFPDGMRESLIAYLLYGALKALEYLHQMGYVHRGVKASHILLSGEGRVYLSGLHSVYSMMRDGKRLRAVFDMPHHSPTLLPWLSPELLRQDLHGYGLKSDIYSLGIVACELVSGRVPFQDMPPTQMLLQKLRGSHCCLLDVAPFPLGELGGLKVSRSGVDSGIGESVATGSLTHSTTAPPADRPQSPAPKNHSATLHNLVQLCLQQQPERRPSASELLSHAFFKQVKRHNRDSFLSLMYPAAPLTSPEEPPVSSPPGPSCHAPLSSADTTEAAWDFSD
- the stradb gene encoding STE20-related kinase adapter protein beta isoform X3, with protein sequence MSFLSCDDSEYTLQGPAGGDDVTGLSTEPSHYQLLSELGRGFNNLSRVNMARHIPTGQLVAVKRTNLDECTEDELLQLMNEVLLSRLFRHSNLLTSRLVFSCCCQLWVLSPLMTYGSADALLRTYFPDGMRESLIAYLLYGALKALEYLHQMGYVHRGVKASHILLSGEGRVYLSGLHSVYSMMRDGKRLRAVFDMPHHSPTLLPWLSPELLRQDLHGYGLKSDIYSLGIVACELVSGRVPFQDMPPTQMLLQKLRGSHCCLLDVAPFPLGELGGLKVSRSGVDSGIGESVATGSLTHSTTAPPADRPQSPAPKNHSATLHNLVQLCLQQQPERRPSASELLSHAFFKQVKRHNRDSFLSLMYPAAPLTSPEEPPVSSPPGPSCHAPLSSADTTEAAWDFSD
- the stradb gene encoding STE20-related kinase adapter protein beta isoform X2, with protein sequence MDIEECYEDPSQHFLSCDDSEYTLQGPAGGDDVTGLSTEPSHYQLLSELGRGFNNLSRVNMARHIPTGQLVAVKRTNLDECTEDELLQLMNEVLLSRLFRHSNLLTSRLVFSCCCQLWVLSPLMTYGSADALLRTYFPDGMRESLIAYLLYGALKALEYLHQMGYVHRGVKASHILLSGEGRVYLSGLHSVYSMMRDGKRLRAVFDMPHHSPTLLPWLSPELLRQDLHGYGLKSDIYSLGIVACELVSGRVPFQDMPPTQMLLQKLRGSHCCLLDVAPFPLGELGGLKVSRSGVDSGIGESVATGSLTHSTTAPPADRPQSPAPKNHSATLHNLVQLCLQQQPERRPSASELLSHAFFKQVKRHNRDSFLSLMYPAAPLTSPEEPPVSSPPGPSCHAPLSSADTTEAAWDFSD